A stretch of the Deltaproteobacteria bacterium genome encodes the following:
- the dnaX gene encoding DNA polymerase III subunit gamma/tau, producing the protein MAYEALARKWRPRTFEEIVGQAHVTRALANAITSGKIHHAYLFSGTRGVGKTTFARILARALNCDNGPTPTPCLSCASCTEVGTGTDVQEIDGASNTGIDDIRRLRENAAYAPSRLRYKVYIIDEVHMLSKAAFNGLLKTLEEPPPHVVFILATTEPNRIPDTILSRCQRFDFRMLTDAEVRGRLGEMARSEGVAVEEDALALMARYAFGSMRDGQSLLEQAAVSGAGDVTAALVEGMLGLVGTEAAIDLASAAILEGAGAALSRFSALLSRGADLKYLYLSVIDVLRDATVLSFTGKGELLFRHSPASLERVRALTARRSREEWMFLLDIAFRSERDVLGTEFPHLGFELLLLRLANAQGLLSVDALESGESPEARQAPPPKAMDGQVPRQPGTATGPFASAAAPSAATFSRKPPQQEPVPPPSRTAAKSADPAGLATGAAGAAKEGPGLWESLKRAVEGKRKAVLVSLLSQMEGEFRDGELVISCGHEMLLERLKEPDKWPHLLAALEEAAGRPVAVRLSASAEKKSPESGAVAAADDELERKALSEPLVLEVLRAFEGATLVKVLPSPGAGTVAAGEGEPPGGEGEEPAFVEAPAGEEEG; encoded by the coding sequence ATGGCGTACGAGGCCCTCGCCAGGAAGTGGCGGCCCAGGACGTTCGAGGAGATCGTGGGGCAGGCGCACGTCACCCGGGCCCTCGCCAACGCCATCACCTCCGGGAAGATCCACCACGCCTACCTCTTCTCCGGCACCCGCGGCGTGGGGAAGACCACCTTCGCGCGGATCCTCGCCCGCGCCCTCAACTGCGACAACGGTCCGACGCCGACCCCGTGCCTTTCGTGCGCTTCCTGCACGGAGGTCGGGACCGGAACCGACGTCCAGGAGATCGACGGCGCCTCCAACACCGGCATCGACGACATCCGCCGCCTCCGGGAGAACGCGGCCTACGCCCCCTCCCGTCTCCGGTACAAGGTCTACATCATCGACGAGGTCCACATGCTGTCGAAGGCGGCCTTCAACGGGCTGCTGAAGACGCTGGAGGAGCCGCCGCCGCACGTCGTGTTCATCCTGGCCACGACCGAGCCGAACCGGATCCCCGACACGATCCTCTCCCGGTGCCAGCGGTTCGACTTCCGGATGCTCACCGACGCCGAGGTGCGGGGCCGGCTCGGGGAGATGGCCCGGTCGGAAGGGGTGGCCGTCGAGGAGGACGCCCTGGCCCTCATGGCGCGGTACGCCTTCGGCTCGATGCGGGACGGGCAGTCGCTCCTCGAGCAGGCGGCGGTGTCCGGCGCGGGCGACGTCACCGCGGCGCTGGTCGAGGGAATGCTGGGGCTGGTGGGAACCGAGGCGGCGATCGACCTTGCGTCCGCCGCGATCCTCGAGGGCGCGGGAGCGGCGCTTTCCCGCTTCTCCGCGCTCCTGTCCCGGGGGGCGGACCTGAAGTACCTCTACCTGTCCGTCATCGACGTGCTGCGGGACGCGACGGTGCTCTCCTTCACCGGGAAGGGGGAGCTTCTCTTCCGTCACTCGCCCGCCTCGCTGGAGCGGGTCCGCGCGCTCACCGCGCGGAGGTCGCGGGAGGAGTGGATGTTTCTCCTCGACATCGCCTTCCGGTCGGAGCGGGACGTCCTCGGCACCGAATTCCCCCATCTCGGGTTCGAACTGCTGCTGCTCCGGCTGGCGAACGCGCAGGGGCTCCTGTCCGTCGACGCCCTCGAATCGGGGGAATCCCCGGAGGCGCGCCAGGCCCCGCCCCCGAAGGCCATGGATGGCCAAGTGCCGAGGCAGCCGGGGACGGCCACGGGTCCTTTCGCCTCGGCCGCCGCGCCGTCCGCGGCCACCTTCTCGCGGAAACCGCCGCAGCAGGAACCCGTTCCCCCTCCCTCCCGCACCGCCGCGAAGAGCGCGGATCCGGCCGGCTTGGCAACCGGAGCGGCGGGAGCCGCAAAGGAGGGTCCCGGCCTGTGGGAATCCCTGAAGCGGGCCGTCGAGGGGAAGCGGAAGGCGGTCCTTGTGAGCCTCCTCTCGCAGATGGAGGGGGAGTTTCGGGACGGGGAGCTCGTGATCTCCTGCGGCCACGAGATGCTCCTCGAACGGTTGAAGGAGCCGGACAAGTGGCCCCACCTCCTCGCCGCGCTGGAAGAGGCGGCCGGCCGGCCGGTCGCGGTGCGCCTCTCGGCGTCTGCGGAAAAAAAAAGCCCTGAATCCGGCGCCGTAGCCGCCGCGGACGACGAGCTGGAGCGGAAGGCGCTTTCCGAACCGCTCGTGCTCGAGGTGCTGCGGGCGTTCGAGGGGGCGACCCTCGTGAAGGTTCTGCCGTCTCCCGGGGCGGGGACGGTTGCGGCCGGGGAGGGGGAACCGCCGGGCGGAGAGGGCGAGGAGCCGGCGTTCGTCGAGGCGCCCGCCGGGGAGGAGGAGGGATGA
- a CDS encoding YbaB/EbfC family nucleoid-associated protein: MTGFGDLMRQAQEMRDRLQKLQDELGGMTVEGSAGGGMVVAVANGRQELLSVRIEKEVVSPDDVGMLQDLVLAAVNDALSRARALAAAEMAKATGGMIPPGLL, encoded by the coding sequence ATGACCGGTTTCGGGGATCTGATGCGGCAGGCCCAGGAGATGCGCGACCGCCTTCAGAAGCTCCAGGACGAGCTCGGCGGAATGACGGTCGAAGGTTCGGCGGGCGGCGGGATGGTCGTCGCCGTGGCGAACGGCCGGCAGGAGCTGTTGTCCGTCCGCATCGAAAAGGAAGTGGTCTCGCCGGACGACGTCGGGATGCTGCAGGACCTCGTCCTCGCCGCGGTGAACGACGCCCTCTCCCGGGCGCGCGCGCTCGCCGCCGCCGAGATGGCGAAGGCCACGGGCGGGATGATCCCGCCGGGACTGCTGTGA
- the recR gene encoding recombination protein RecR, whose amino-acid sequence MNAVYPKPLRRLVRLLSRLPGIGEKTATRLSMFLLKMPPEFVRELGNAIAGIPESVIKCSKCFSIADEDPCALCTDPARRDDLICVVEGPSDIVPIEKSGEFKGRYHVLGGAISPIDGVMPDDIRARELTDRVARGGVAEVVLATNLTAEGEATASYLAGVLKGRGVRVTRIAYGLPMGSDLEYADEITVGRAMKGRRDM is encoded by the coding sequence GTGAACGCCGTTTATCCGAAGCCGCTGCGCCGCCTGGTCCGGCTCCTCTCCCGCCTGCCGGGGATCGGGGAGAAGACGGCGACGCGCCTGTCGATGTTCCTTTTGAAAATGCCGCCGGAATTCGTCCGCGAGCTGGGGAACGCCATTGCCGGGATCCCCGAGTCCGTGATAAAGTGCTCGAAATGTTTTAGCATTGCCGATGAGGACCCGTGCGCACTGTGCACGGACCCCGCGCGCCGGGATGACCTGATCTGCGTCGTGGAAGGTCCCTCCGATATAGTCCCGATCGAAAAAAGCGGGGAGTTCAAAGGGAGATACCACGTCCTCGGCGGGGCGATCTCGCCGATCGACGGGGTGATGCCCGACGACATCCGGGCCCGGGAGCTCACGGACCGGGTGGCCCGCGGCGGCGTCGCCGAGGTGGTGCTCGCCACGAACCTCACGGCCGAGGGAGAGGCCACCGCCTCCTACCTCGCGGGGGTCCTGAAGGGGCGGGGTGTCCGGGTGACGCGCATCGCGTACGGTCTCCCGATGGGATCGGACCTGGAGTACGCCGACGAGATCACCGTCGGCCGCGCGATGAAGGGCCGCCGCGATATGTGA
- a CDS encoding 2-oxoacid:acceptor oxidoreductase family protein has product MSQSGAAVKLPVKNSLGFFEIRMESIGGLGANVAGKILTEAAIIGMGMNGAGFASYGSEKKGTPVKSFVRICEADQKVRVNSPIEEPHVLAIFHEALAKSIPVTAGALPGKTTVILNTRRTPAEARDFLKLQGGKLGTVDAMEIAMATGSRVNMVMMGAIMKAAGFFDWKAVEETIRDQFGKKYAALMKGNLDALKRGHDEVKFQEFPADGKYPARPFTREEPKLGYETAPIGGTIYSVGNMRFKDLSTSRTGMIPLFILDKCTRCGECDITCPDYCFVWEKGKDPKTGKDGMVLLGIDYQYCKGCLRCTHICKFGALVPVKEAEQDMDRITVKHKFLK; this is encoded by the coding sequence ATGAGCCAGAGCGGTGCGGCGGTGAAGTTGCCGGTGAAGAACTCCCTCGGATTCTTCGAGATCCGGATGGAGAGCATCGGCGGTCTCGGCGCGAACGTGGCCGGGAAGATCCTGACCGAGGCGGCGATCATCGGGATGGGGATGAACGGCGCGGGGTTCGCATCCTACGGGTCGGAGAAGAAGGGGACGCCGGTCAAGTCGTTCGTCCGGATCTGCGAGGCGGACCAGAAGGTCCGCGTCAACAGCCCGATCGAGGAGCCGCACGTCCTGGCCATCTTCCACGAGGCGCTGGCGAAGTCGATCCCCGTCACGGCGGGCGCGCTCCCCGGAAAGACCACGGTCATCCTGAACACGCGGCGCACGCCCGCGGAGGCCCGCGACTTCCTGAAGCTCCAGGGGGGGAAGCTCGGTACGGTCGATGCCATGGAGATCGCGATGGCCACCGGCTCCCGCGTCAACATGGTCATGATGGGGGCGATCATGAAGGCGGCCGGCTTCTTCGACTGGAAGGCGGTCGAGGAGACGATCCGCGACCAGTTCGGGAAGAAGTACGCCGCCCTCATGAAGGGGAATCTCGATGCGCTGAAACGCGGCCACGACGAGGTGAAGTTCCAGGAGTTCCCGGCCGACGGGAAGTACCCGGCCCGGCCGTTCACGCGCGAGGAGCCGAAGCTCGGGTACGAGACCGCTCCCATCGGCGGCACGATCTACTCGGTCGGCAACATGCGGTTCAAGGACCTCTCCACCAGCCGCACGGGGATGATCCCGCTGTTCATCCTGGACAAGTGCACCCGGTGCGGGGAGTGCGACATCACCTGCCCCGACTACTGCTTCGTGTGGGAGAAGGGGAAGGACCCCAAGACGGGGAAGGACGGGATGGTCCTGCTGGGGATCGACTACCAGTACTGCAAGGGGTGCCTGCGGTGCACCCACATCTGCAAGTTCGGCGCCCTGGTCCCGGTCAAGGAAGCGGAGCAGGACATGGACAGGATCACCGTCAAGCACAAGTTCCTTAAATAA
- a CDS encoding pyruvate synthase: MAQTAKKRTGRPAQRMVVQSGNEIAATAAKQINYHVMGYYPITPSTEVAETLDAMKAEGEHTVRMIPGDGEHGAAGICFGASTAGGRVFNATSANGLLFAFEQLPVQSGERFPMVFNIVTRAVSGPLDIRGDHSDIMLAKDTGWITLMAADAQAVYDMNVLAPKIGEDMAVRLPVFLAYDGFFTSHQKRRIEIFSDDQVVRDFLGPFVATVTSVDPKKPVTIGPYMNDPDQINNKKQQADAMVRSHAVIRKVFAEYEALSGRRYDMVELYRMEDAEAALFILNSAAETAKEAVDALRKEGKKVGLIRPNVIRPFPIDEIREALKNVKGLVVADRQDNFGAYGGAMAVEVKAALQGVKGNATQVAARIYGTGGKEFFVEDAAAMLSEALEIAKAGAVKVPYAYFGANPGDPSYTPAKAFDPITEAQASGLIRVETTPEGKMEVKGNILRNLTERPKRIGPGHGACPGCGIFVNMNTFMKGIEGNVVVLFHTGCGMVVTTGYPYTAHKVTYIHNLFQNGAATLSGVVEMFEERKLRGEIPKDEKITFVMVTGDGGHDIGMGPSIGAAMRNHRMIICEYDNQGYQNTGSQLSFTVPLGQSTSTSNYGPYQHGKSTHHKDTAQIFAACHIPYVCTVAENNPRDMIRKAAKAQKYADRGLAFVKMISMCPLAWKTEERMSVPIIQAAVDSCFFPLYEVEDGITTITYDPEEKGKKVPVTEWLKHMGKTKHMLKPDCKPELDRFQAEVDRRWIRLKEMHKNPLL, translated from the coding sequence ATGGCTCAGACGGCGAAGAAGCGGACCGGGCGCCCCGCGCAGAGGATGGTGGTGCAGAGCGGCAACGAGATCGCGGCGACGGCGGCCAAGCAGATCAATTACCACGTCATGGGGTACTACCCCATCACGCCCTCCACCGAGGTCGCCGAGACCCTCGACGCGATGAAGGCGGAAGGGGAGCACACCGTCCGGATGATCCCGGGGGACGGGGAGCACGGGGCGGCGGGGATCTGCTTCGGCGCGAGCACGGCGGGGGGGCGGGTCTTCAACGCCACGTCGGCCAACGGCCTCCTCTTCGCCTTCGAGCAGCTCCCGGTGCAGTCCGGGGAGCGGTTCCCGATGGTGTTCAACATCGTCACCCGCGCGGTGTCGGGCCCGCTCGACATCCGCGGCGACCACAGCGACATCATGCTGGCGAAGGACACCGGGTGGATCACCCTCATGGCGGCCGACGCGCAGGCGGTCTACGACATGAACGTGCTGGCGCCGAAGATCGGCGAGGACATGGCGGTCCGCCTGCCGGTGTTCTTGGCGTACGACGGCTTCTTCACCTCCCACCAGAAGCGCCGCATCGAGATCTTCTCGGACGACCAGGTCGTGCGCGACTTCCTGGGGCCGTTCGTCGCCACGGTGACCTCGGTCGACCCGAAGAAGCCGGTCACCATCGGGCCGTACATGAACGACCCGGACCAGATCAACAACAAGAAGCAGCAGGCCGACGCGATGGTCCGCTCCCACGCCGTGATCCGGAAGGTGTTTGCGGAGTACGAGGCGCTGTCCGGGCGGCGGTACGACATGGTCGAGCTGTACCGGATGGAGGACGCCGAGGCCGCCCTGTTCATCCTCAACTCCGCGGCCGAGACGGCCAAGGAGGCGGTGGACGCGCTCCGGAAGGAGGGGAAGAAGGTCGGCCTCATCCGCCCCAACGTCATCCGCCCGTTCCCGATCGACGAGATCCGCGAGGCGCTGAAAAACGTGAAGGGGCTGGTGGTGGCGGACCGCCAGGACAACTTCGGCGCGTACGGCGGCGCGATGGCGGTCGAGGTGAAGGCGGCGCTCCAGGGGGTGAAAGGGAACGCCACGCAGGTCGCCGCGCGGATCTACGGGACCGGCGGGAAGGAGTTCTTCGTCGAGGACGCCGCTGCGATGCTTTCCGAGGCGCTCGAGATCGCGAAGGCCGGCGCCGTCAAGGTCCCCTACGCCTACTTCGGCGCGAACCCGGGCGACCCGTCGTACACCCCGGCCAAGGCGTTCGACCCCATCACCGAGGCGCAGGCCTCCGGCCTCATCCGGGTGGAGACCACTCCGGAAGGGAAGATGGAGGTGAAGGGGAACATCCTGCGGAACCTCACGGAGCGGCCGAAGCGGATCGGCCCGGGGCACGGCGCCTGCCCGGGGTGCGGCATCTTCGTGAACATGAACACCTTCATGAAGGGGATCGAGGGGAACGTGGTCGTCCTCTTCCACACCGGCTGCGGGATGGTCGTCACCACCGGATACCCGTACACGGCCCACAAGGTCACCTACATCCACAACCTGTTCCAGAACGGCGCCGCGACCCTCTCCGGGGTCGTCGAGATGTTCGAGGAGCGGAAGCTCCGCGGCGAGATCCCGAAGGACGAGAAGATCACCTTCGTCATGGTGACCGGAGACGGCGGCCACGACATCGGCATGGGGCCGTCCATCGGCGCCGCGATGCGGAACCACCGGATGATCATCTGCGAATACGACAACCAGGGGTACCAGAACACCGGCTCGCAGCTCTCGTTCACCGTCCCACTGGGCCAGTCGACCTCCACGTCGAACTACGGTCCGTACCAGCACGGCAAGAGCACGCACCACAAGGACACGGCGCAGATCTTCGCCGCGTGCCACATCCCGTACGTCTGCACCGTGGCCGAGAACAACCCGCGGGACATGATCCGCAAGGCGGCCAAGGCCCAGAAGTACGCGGACCGGGGGCTGGCGTTCGTGAAGATGATCTCCATGTGCCCGCTGGCGTGGAAGACCGAGGAGCGGATGTCGGTCCCCATCATCCAGGCGGCGGTGGACTCCTGCTTCTTCCCCCTCTACGAGGTCGAGGACGGGATCACGACGATCACCTACGATCCGGAGGAGAAGGGGAAGAAGGTGCCGGTCACGGAGTGGCTGAAGCACATGGGGAAGACCAAGCACATGCTGAAGCCCGACTGCAAGCCGGAGCTCGACCGGTTCCAGGCCGAGGTAGACCGGCGCTGGATCCGCCTGAAGGAGATGCACAAGAACCCGCTGCTGTAG
- a CDS encoding diguanylate cyclase: MATPQEQPRAAKAIRRPDLPRMAGGIERLRGLPLFGVLSASVLLLAFLGLVDYWTAAELSFLVFYLLPVVLITLRAGLWPGLLMSVAATAVWFLANVNRFHGEDGAILPISNFAEELGLFFFFTYILSALVDSLDQERAAARFDPLTGVANRKYFLEVLDVEIARSRRYKKPFTLVYMDVDNFKSINDAQGHAAGDSLLRSVADTLVLGTRSVDVPARLGGDEFALVLPETGYDAARAALANLQGQISEEMRENGWPVTLTLGAVTYTNPIHSAEEMIGMADRQMYAKKAEGKSGLSHRVVSDAAPQG; encoded by the coding sequence GTGGCCACGCCGCAGGAACAACCGCGCGCAGCGAAGGCGATCCGTCGTCCGGACCTCCCGCGGATGGCCGGCGGCATCGAGCGTCTCCGCGGGCTTCCCCTCTTCGGAGTCCTCTCCGCGTCGGTCCTCCTCCTCGCCTTCCTCGGGCTGGTGGATTACTGGACCGCGGCCGAACTGTCGTTCCTGGTGTTCTACCTTCTCCCCGTGGTCCTGATCACGCTGCGCGCGGGCTTATGGCCCGGGCTCCTGATGTCGGTCGCCGCCACGGCGGTCTGGTTCCTGGCGAACGTGAACCGGTTCCACGGGGAGGACGGCGCCATCCTGCCGATCTCGAACTTCGCGGAGGAGTTGGGACTGTTCTTCTTCTTCACGTACATCCTCTCCGCCCTGGTCGATTCGCTCGACCAGGAGCGCGCCGCCGCCCGGTTCGATCCGCTGACGGGCGTGGCGAACCGGAAATATTTCCTCGAGGTGCTGGACGTGGAGATCGCCCGGTCGCGGCGGTACAAGAAGCCGTTCACCCTGGTCTACATGGACGTGGACAACTTCAAGTCGATCAACGACGCGCAGGGGCACGCGGCCGGCGACTCCCTGCTCCGATCGGTGGCCGACACGCTCGTTCTCGGCACCCGCAGCGTGGACGTCCCGGCCCGCCTCGGGGGGGACGAGTTCGCGCTGGTGCTGCCGGAAACCGGGTACGACGCCGCCCGCGCCGCCCTTGCGAACCTGCAGGGCCAGATTTCGGAGGAGATGCGGGAGAACGGGTGGCCCGTAACGCTCACGCTGGGCGCGGTGACCTACACGAACCCGATCCACTCCGCGGAGGAGATGATCGGGATGGCGGACCGGCAGATGTACGCGAAGAAGGCGGAGGGGAAGTCGGGGCTGTCGCACCGCGTCGTGTCCGACGCCGCCCCCCAGGGATAA
- a CDS encoding roadblock/LC7 domain-containing protein, with amino-acid sequence MGQGNLILREREYEAFQSVLRKLLSEAYAKVVFLVDKNGTLLASAGQTERFDTTSLASLAAGNIAATGGLANLIGEKEFSILFHEGERDNMHISVVADRLILVVIFDRRSSVGLVRLRVRRVSMELETILAAVLEDAGGEAGMIEELTEDDIESLFK; translated from the coding sequence ATGGGCCAGGGGAATCTCATCCTCCGGGAACGGGAGTACGAGGCGTTCCAGTCGGTCCTTCGGAAGCTGCTTTCGGAAGCGTACGCCAAGGTGGTCTTCCTGGTGGACAAGAACGGGACGCTCCTGGCCTCCGCGGGCCAGACGGAGCGGTTCGACACCACCTCTCTCGCCTCCCTCGCCGCCGGGAACATCGCCGCCACCGGCGGGCTCGCGAACCTCATCGGGGAGAAGGAGTTCTCGATCCTTTTCCACGAGGGGGAGCGGGACAACATGCACATTTCGGTGGTGGCGGACCGCCTCATCCTCGTGGTCATATTCGACCGTCGTTCCTCCGTCGGCCTGGTCCGGCTGCGCGTCCGGCGGGTCTCCATGGAGCTCGAGACGATCCTCGCGGCGGTCCTCGAGGACGCGGGCGGCGAAGCCGGGATGATCGAGGAGCTGACCGAGGACGACATCGAGAGCTTGTTCAAATAA
- a CDS encoding gliding-motility protein MglA gives MSFINYSSREINCKVVYYGPGLCGKTTNLQYIYRRMNPETRGRMISLATETERTLFFDFLPLSLGEVRGFKTRFHLYTVPGQVFYDASRRLILRGVDGVVFCADSQLTRVDANVESMENLRVNLGDQGYNPDKVPMVIQYNKRDLPGIASVSELHALLNLRNVPEFEASATTGVGVFETLKSVIKLILIDMKKTTR, from the coding sequence ATGTCCTTCATCAACTACTCCTCCCGCGAGATCAACTGCAAGGTCGTCTACTACGGCCCCGGCCTGTGCGGCAAGACGACGAACCTCCAGTACATCTACCGGCGGATGAACCCGGAAACGCGCGGGAGGATGATCTCCCTCGCCACCGAGACGGAGCGCACCCTGTTCTTCGACTTCCTGCCGCTGTCGCTGGGCGAGGTCCGGGGGTTCAAGACGCGCTTCCACCTCTATACCGTTCCGGGCCAGGTCTTCTACGACGCCAGCCGCCGCCTCATCCTGCGCGGGGTGGACGGCGTCGTGTTCTGCGCGGACTCGCAGCTCACCCGGGTGGACGCCAACGTCGAATCGATGGAGAACCTCCGGGTGAATCTCGGGGACCAGGGGTACAACCCCGACAAGGTGCCGATGGTGATCCAGTACAACAAGCGGGACCTTCCCGGCATCGCCTCCGTTTCCGAGCTGCACGCCCTGCTGAATCTCCGCAACGTCCCGGAATTCGAGGCTTCCGCCACCACGGGGGTCGGGGTGTTCGAGACGCTCAAATCCGTCATCAAGCTCATCCTGATCGACATGAAGAAGACCACCCGGTAG
- a CDS encoding U32 family peptidase: protein MPAAERGFELVVSVASPGELAGTDLSPFDAVCLGSPYCRRVEGNYAEALDLLPGVVSALHAAGKKAYVTTPATPREADLPHVGRLVDAAAAAGADAMEFHNLGALRILREKGRPIPAHMGAYANVYTHLAAGVMREYGAVRVRPNAEVTLDEMGTIAGEAGVEVELLVHGKIPLGVTDRCFLLSEPEESDPKCPAACREEHWLTARQWVLKTVGKGVLSGKDMCMLEHLPRLLRDGLKVFRIEGLYENSGYRSEIGAVYREALTRAIAGGGYRVAEPWADAIRRRSKRGLCNGYYFGTAGKKYVGTVLQDDNSVV, encoded by the coding sequence ATGCCCGCCGCCGAACGCGGATTCGAGCTGGTCGTAAGCGTGGCCTCCCCGGGGGAGCTCGCGGGAACCGACCTCTCGCCGTTCGACGCCGTCTGCCTCGGAAGCCCGTACTGCAGGCGCGTGGAAGGGAACTACGCGGAGGCGCTGGACCTTCTCCCGGGCGTCGTCTCCGCGCTCCACGCGGCGGGGAAGAAGGCGTACGTCACCACCCCGGCCACTCCGCGGGAGGCGGATCTCCCCCACGTCGGCCGCCTGGTCGACGCGGCCGCCGCCGCCGGGGCCGACGCGATGGAGTTCCACAACCTGGGCGCGCTGCGGATCCTCCGCGAGAAGGGGAGGCCGATCCCCGCCCACATGGGGGCGTATGCGAACGTCTACACCCACCTCGCCGCCGGGGTGATGCGGGAGTACGGCGCGGTCCGGGTGCGCCCCAACGCCGAGGTGACCCTCGATGAGATGGGGACGATCGCGGGGGAGGCGGGGGTGGAGGTCGAGCTCCTCGTCCACGGGAAGATCCCGCTCGGGGTGACCGACCGGTGCTTCCTCCTCTCGGAGCCGGAGGAGTCCGATCCGAAGTGTCCCGCGGCGTGCCGGGAGGAGCATTGGCTGACCGCGCGCCAGTGGGTCCTGAAGACGGTGGGGAAAGGGGTCCTCTCCGGGAAGGACATGTGCATGCTGGAACACCTCCCTCGTCTCCTCCGGGATGGGTTGAAAGTGTTCCGGATCGAGGGGTTGTACGAGAACTCCGGGTACCGGTCGGAGATCGGCGCGGTCTATCGGGAGGCGCTGACCCGGGCGATCGCGGGGGGGGGGTACCGGGTGGCGGAACCGTGGGCCGATGCGATCCGCCGGCGCTCGAAGCGGGGGCTGTGCAACGGGTACTACTTCGGGACGGCCGGAAAAAAGTACGTCGGGACGGTTTTACAGGACGATAACTCCGTAGTATAA
- a CDS encoding U32 family peptidase, translated as MAELLASGGSMEMVRAAFDHGADAVYVGAKGWSRRRSQYEMDDAQIVEAARYARSAGKILRVAFNTLPSSSEAPLFLSKTDALYAAGIRDFILTDPGLMMALKKRHPDAILHASVGCTIINVQDALFYKEAGASQIVAECRMDKATMRKIKEAAGVGLEVLVHATTCYTLLGRCTMSSYARHEHRIDAEGKDHFPGSPNRGGLCYRICLSDWDRVGPAGEVEESGVELPNRAFFLADDIPELIDVGVDTIKIQGREYSVALVGEMVGFYRDLIDACVRDRAGFRMEPWKERMASIVAGRDAERREKTTGLIEESLTQQ; from the coding sequence ATGGCCGAGCTACTGGCGTCCGGCGGATCCATGGAGATGGTACGGGCCGCCTTCGACCACGGGGCGGACGCCGTCTACGTGGGCGCGAAGGGGTGGAGCCGCCGCAGGTCGCAGTACGAGATGGACGACGCGCAGATCGTCGAGGCCGCGCGGTACGCCCGATCCGCAGGCAAGATTCTCCGGGTGGCGTTCAACACCCTCCCGTCCTCCTCCGAGGCGCCCCTCTTCCTGTCGAAGACCGACGCGCTGTACGCCGCCGGGATCCGCGACTTCATCCTCACCGACCCCGGGCTGATGATGGCCCTCAAGAAACGCCACCCCGACGCCATCCTGCACGCCAGCGTCGGGTGCACGATCATCAACGTGCAGGACGCCCTGTTCTACAAGGAGGCGGGCGCCTCCCAGATCGTGGCCGAGTGCCGGATGGACAAGGCGACGATGCGGAAGATCAAGGAAGCGGCGGGGGTGGGTCTCGAGGTCCTGGTCCACGCGACCACCTGCTACACGCTGCTGGGCCGCTGCACGATGAGCAGCTACGCGCGGCACGAGCACCGGATCGACGCCGAAGGGAAGGACCATTTCCCCGGAAGCCCGAACCGCGGGGGACTCTGCTACCGGATCTGCCTCTCCGATTGGGATCGCGTGGGGCCCGCGGGGGAAGTCGAGGAGTCCGGCGTCGAGCTGCCCAACCGGGCCTTCTTCCTCGCGGACGACATCCCCGAGCTGATCGACGTCGGCGTCGACACGATCAAGATCCAGGGGCGGGAATATTCGGTCGCGCTGGTCGGGGAGATGGTCGGGTTCTACCGCGACCTGATCGACGCCTGCGTCCGGGACCGCGCGGGGTTCCGGATGGAGCCCTGGAAGGAGCGGATGGCGTCCATCGTCGCGGGCCGCGACGCGGAGCGCCGGGAAAAGACCACCGGCCTGATCGAGGAGTCTCTCACCCAACAGTAA